In the Actinomycetota bacterium genome, GCGACGCAGGGATATCCCGTAATCTTCCGCCAATTTCTTCCAGAAGAGGATGGCGCTGGCCACGGTGGGCAGGAGCATGGCCGGGTGCCCCTCGTTGGGCTTAGGCTCCAGGGCCACGAAGAGCTCCCCTCCCCTCTCCTCCTCGTAGCGGCACAAGGAGGCCACGCTCTCCTTGAGGTTCCGGTACATGTCGGCCAGGGCCGGGGAGGCCAGGTCGTAACCCCAGGAGCCGTTCCACAGCACCAGGGTGGGATATTTCTCCGGGTCCGGGTGCCAGGCCCGGCGCAGGGGTCCGTAGGCCAGGTCCACGGTTCGCCGGGCGAACTCCTCCGCCCTCCTCCTCTCCCCCGGATCCAGCGAGGCCACCCCCCCGTAGGCGAAATGGCGGTGAGCTCCGGGGGTGACCAGGGCCAGGTACATGCCGTTCTCCACCAGGGCCTCGGCGACCTCGGCGGCGTTTTCCTCGTTCACCTCGTAGTCGTAGTGGAACTCCATTCCCAGCCGGACGTGGTCCGGCAGGCGGGGGGCTATCTCCCGGGCCACCATCTCCACCGCCCCCGGGGTGGTCAACCGATCTGGGCTCCACTCCGGGATGGAGTCCGCGGGCACGAAGCCCCCCTTCCCGGCGTGAAAAGTCCACCGGCAAACGCTGTGCAAGGCAATTACTTCCATCTTCCCTTCCCTCGCGAGCTCCCGCCCGTCTCCCTTTTCCGCGGAGAAGAACGAGTCCCTTAAATGCGCCCGAGGACTCCCTCCAGGGTCCTGCGCCAGCGGGCATAGGACTCCCGGTAGGCGTCTCGGGTGCCTTCGTCGCTCCAAACCTCGGCGACCCTGGACAGCCCCCCGAAGGCCTCCTCCAC is a window encoding:
- a CDS encoding xylose isomerase, which produces MEVIALHSVCRWTFHAGKGGFVPADSIPEWSPDRLTTPGAVEMVAREIAPRLPDHVRLGMEFHYDYEVNEENAAEVAEALVENGMYLALVTPGAHRHFAYGGVASLDPGERRRAEEFARRTVDLAYGPLRRAWHPDPEKYPTLVLWNGSWGYDLASPALADMYRNLKESVASLCRYEEERGGELFVALEPKPNEGHPAMLLPTVASAILFWKKLAEDYGISLRRKGVNKEFGHSEMIGLDHVYDTVEEVDHGMLVHMHVNSQGLSDGIVLGGPGKFDIDHGVRINGMNLAVAALAREAGFARWKGHDMQPRPYDDRERALDRVVRSILSWEACARTEREMDHALLRELLARRETARAEDLIREAVVEAYRKFDAMYRG